From one Candidatus Acididesulfobacter guangdongensis genomic stretch:
- a CDS encoding ROK family protein, with protein sequence MNKNIDKIGQYLGIDIGGTNIRFGMVDARGRLLSFNSMPIEQSADKAIGQIKTFIKRLIEQRKDYDTKNTGIKNIKAVGIAAAGQIDRRSGVIIYSPNLNWRNVRIKEELENLFNTPVFIENDVNAIAYGEWKTGAGKGFKNLVCIFIGTGIGSGLIINNRLIEGCNGSAGEIGHAVIVSGGRKCHCGNNGCFEAYAGGWGIAEIAVEKAVRNPEKYKMLIELSSGGVNNISSESISKAYMLEDEAAKELVHITAGYIADGIISVVNLLNPCMIVLGGGVIDGIPDLVEIAEKEIRKRALKVSVDSLKIIKSEFGESAGLIGAAMVAKSQIK encoded by the coding sequence ATGAATAAAAATATAGATAAAATCGGTCAATATCTGGGTATTGACATCGGCGGGACGAATATAAGATTCGGCATGGTAGATGCAAGAGGCAGACTGTTAAGTTTTAATTCGATGCCTATTGAACAGTCTGCAGATAAAGCTATAGGGCAGATTAAAACATTTATAAAAAGATTAATTGAGCAACGTAAAGATTATGACACAAAAAATACAGGTATAAAAAATATAAAAGCTGTCGGAATTGCCGCTGCGGGACAAATAGACAGAAGGAGCGGCGTTATTATATATTCTCCTAATCTTAATTGGAGAAATGTTCGTATAAAAGAAGAACTTGAAAATTTATTTAATACCCCTGTTTTCATCGAGAACGATGTGAATGCAATAGCCTATGGAGAGTGGAAAACTGGTGCCGGTAAAGGCTTTAAAAACTTGGTATGTATTTTTATAGGGACGGGTATCGGTTCAGGGTTGATTATTAACAACAGGCTTATTGAAGGTTGTAACGGTTCGGCAGGTGAAATAGGGCATGCTGTTATAGTGTCTGGCGGAAGAAAATGTCATTGCGGAAATAACGGATGTTTTGAAGCGTACGCAGGAGGCTGGGGGATTGCAGAAATAGCCGTGGAAAAAGCAGTTCGAAATCCTGAAAAATATAAAATGCTGATAGAATTATCATCCGGCGGCGTAAATAATATTTCATCCGAATCAATCAGCAAAGCCTATATGCTAGAGGATGAAGCAGCAAAAGAACTTGTGCATATAACGGCGGGTTATATCGCCGACGGCATTATAAGCGTCGTAAATTTATTAAATCCGTGCATGATTGTTCTTGGCGGAGGAGTTATTGACGGTATACCTGATTTAGTCGAAATAGCAGAAAAAGAAATAAGAAAAAGGGCGCTGAAAGTGTCGGTGGATTCTTTGAAAATTATTAAATCAGAATTTGGCGAATCCGCAGGATTAATAGGGGCTGCTATGGTTGCGAAATCGCAAATAAAATAA